The genomic segment AAAAGACAAATCGTGTTTGTATATCTACCATCCGTCAAGAAGTTTTGCGATGGAAGAGAGGCTAATTTCTTAATTGCTTATATAAATCCGAATCTAAATCATAAATATCAGCTCTAAAAATGAGCTGATTTTTTTTGCTCCATGCTGTCCAATACCACTGGTATAAAGCATATTTTTTGGTAATCTTGAAACTCATCGTTGTTTTACTCGCAATAATAGTGTCAATTCTATCTTGTGGCCAGTTTCCGTCAACGTCTAATATATGTTGAGCAAGTTCTAATGGATTTTCAACACGTACACAGCCAGAACTCATAGAGCGGTTATTGCGTCCAAAAATATTGCGGTGATTGGTATCGTGTAAATAAACGCTATGGTGATTTGGGAACAAGATTTTCATTAATCCCAATGAATTGTCATAGCCTGGACTTTGTACATAACGATAGTTGTTTGGCTTATTTTCATTCCATGCCATTGGCGAAACTACTTTTCCGGCAGTATCGTAAATAGTAATGTTCTTATTAGCCAAATAATTTCGGTTTCTTTTCATAGCCGGAACCACATCTTCTTTTAAAATTGTCGGAGGAACAGTCCAAGTCGGATTAAAAACAACCGTTTTTAAAAAAGAAGTAATAATAGGAGTTTTTCTTTTGCTGGTTCCTACTACAATATTTCTAACTAAAGTGGTGTCCTTATTTTCGACAACATTTAAGCTGTAATCTGGAATATTGATAATGAAATAGTTTTCGGCCAATTCTGACGGATACCATCTCCAACGCTCTAAATTGGCTATAATCTGTTTTTTTCGATCTTCTTTAGAATAATTTAGGGCACGAATAGTTCCAGCTCCGATAACTCCGTCAGAGGCTAATCCGTGTCTTTCTTGGAATCTTTTAACTGCTTCAAAAGTTTTGTGGTTGTAAATATTGCTAAGACTATCTTTTCCAGACATGTCATTCCAATACAAAAGTCTTTTTTTAATGTTTGCTAAAGCAGGATTCGTATCGTTTAAAACAATTTTATCAGTTGCTTCAATTGTGTTTATGTTGTCATCTGGAAAAGTATTAATG from the Flavobacterium sp. genome contains:
- a CDS encoding L,D-transpeptidase family protein; the protein is MKKLYSLVVICLFLGCKKEDPKPTPIIKKKVPAIILTDERTVEIDTALIAVYKSETLKQFYAGSENQTVWGNLKKRTFVLSQLEKSEELGLEPEDYKISQLKKFESKVASLNDKDLATYDILLTYNFEKYLNHIYKGKLDPKKLYTNWDLDEKEFDVNSVLIKGYNKNKLDSIVENIQPKTETYKELLKALEIINTFPDDNINTIEATDKIVLNDTNPALANIKKRLLYWNDMSGKDSLSNIYNHKTFEAVKRFQERHGLASDGVIGAGTIRALNYSKEDRKKQIIANLERWRWYPSELAENYFIINIPDYSLNVVENKDTTLVRNIVVGTSKRKTPIITSFLKTVVFNPTWTVPPTILKEDVVPAMKRNRNYLANKNITIYDTAGKVVSPMAWNENKPNNYRYVQSPGYDNSLGLMKILFPNHHSVYLHDTNHRNIFGRNNRSMSSGCVRVENPLELAQHILDVDGNWPQDRIDTIIASKTTMSFKITKKYALYQWYWTAWSKKNQLIFRADIYDLDSDLYKQLRN